From a single Pseudophryne corroboree isolate aPseCor3 chromosome 6, aPseCor3.hap2, whole genome shotgun sequence genomic region:
- the LOC134934650 gene encoding paraneoplastic antigen Ma1 homolog, which yields MEDITGKDVFQWCQQKGKNPQRCFGIGGDFSGFFNSDVILQIKKLYGVYQPKIVDQWREETGNICAMLVETEGDLDANLIPLMVMVDKDTGRRWNILWPELPLVEDADTSPKPRAGRINSNGGKGGDTPSGNEDHLGGQFESIMDRVVTQLERWHYEGSYRRLRIFSGIQPVPQGEETYESWKEAAIQQTEEWQCPDHIKKQRVVESLRGPAMGVIQAARRSDPNATIETYFEALDYAYGTLEDVGDLVSRMHHTFQESGEKLSTFLYRLDRLLYKIVDKGGIKRIEVDDNRMKQLLRGALTTDPVAQKLRCSGARMTPPTFNDLMKEVKQEETLIEMRERTIKKVKVVVPTVEPNLFEEKILKLMEEQNKRIEQFIASQSAGVPPRGNSRSREMGRGDRNINRGCFRCGRYGHRAIECNQNRSLTNNTRDEIDRGSTDQGNGRGRSVVVPSLAP from the coding sequence ATGGAGGACATCACAGGTAAAGACGTGTTTCAATGGTGCCAACAGAAAGGAAAAAACCCACAACGGTGTTTTGGAATTGGGGGAGATTTCTCCGGATTCTTTAATAGTGATGTGATATTACAGATAAAGAAGCTGTATGGAGTGTATCAGCCCAAAATAGTAGATCAATGGAGAGAAGAGACAGGGAATATATGCGCTATGTTAGTAGAGACTGAGGGAGATTTAGATGCTAATCTAATCCCTTTAATGGTGATGGTGGATAAAGACACAGGAAGACGATGGAATATTCTCTGGCCAGAACTTccattagtagaagatgcagacACTTCTCCAAAGCCCCGTGCAGGAAGGATAAATAGTAACGGAGGCAAAGGGGGTGATACACCATCAGGCAATGAGGATCATTTAGGTGGTCAGTTCGAGTCCATAATGGATAGGGTAGTCACTCAACTGGAAAGATGGCATTATGAAGGGAGCTACCGGAGATTACGCATCTTTTCAGGGATTCAGCCAGTTCCCCAAGGGGAAGAAACCTACGAGTCTTGGAAGGAGGCGGCCATACAGCAAACAGAAGAATGGCAATGTCCTGATCATATAAAAAAACAAAGAGTTGTAGAGAGCTTAAGGGGGCCTGCAATGGGGGTAATACAAGCAGCACGACGAAGTGACCCGAATGCCACTATTGAGACTTACTTTGAGGCTCTCGACTATGCCTATGGAACACTAGAAGATGTAGGGGACTTAGTCTCTAGAATGCATCACACCTTCCAAGAATCAGGGGAAAAGTTGAGTACTTTTCTATATAGGCTAGATAGGTTGCTTTATAAAATAGTTGATAAAGGAGGTATAAAGAGAATTGAAGTGGATGATAATCGAATGAAACAACTATTAAGGGGGGCGCTAACTACAGACCCAGTGGCACAGAAGTTACGTTGCTCTGGAGCTCGAATGACCCCTCCTACCTTTAATGATCTCATGAAAGAGGTAAAACAAGAAGAGACCCTGATAGAGATGAGGGAACGCACCATAAAAAAGGTAAAGGTAGTAGTACCCACAGTAGAACCCAACCTATTTGAAGAAAAGATCCTGAAGCTGATGGAAGAGCAGAATAAAAGGATTGAACAGTTCATTGCCTCGCAAAGTGCTGGAGTTCCCCCTCGTGGAAATTCAAGGAGTAGAGAAATGGGGAGAGGAGACAGAAATATAAATAGAGGTTGCTTCAGATGCGGACGATATGGTCACCGGGCTATTGAGTGCAATCAAAATAGAAGCCTCACAAACAACACTAGAGATGAGATAGATAGGGGAAGCACTGACCAGGGAAACGGGCGAGGGAGGTCAGTGGTTGTCCCCTCACTGGCCCCCTAG